A section of the Campylobacter porcelli genome encodes:
- a CDS encoding GNAT family N-acetyltransferase, producing the protein MYQIRAASKDDINEIIALVKELAEYEKMSDRVKFNDTQFASCIFEKNYAKILVCQNESQIIGYAIYFYTFSSFLGRGGIYLEDLYVKFQYRNQGIGKRFLAKLAQICIDENLGRLEWECLTWNEPSLAFYRKIGAKNRDEFFHLRVDGKELENLANFIKD; encoded by the coding sequence ATGTATCAAATAAGAGCAGCCTCAAAAGATGATATAAATGAGATAATTGCCCTTGTCAAAGAGCTAGCTGAGTATGAGAAAATGAGCGATAGAGTTAAATTTAATGATACTCAATTTGCCTCTTGTATATTTGAGAAAAATTATGCCAAAATCCTAGTTTGCCAAAATGAAAGCCAAATTATAGGATATGCTATATATTTTTACACATTTTCAAGCTTTTTAGGTCGTGGTGGGATATATCTTGAGGATTTATATGTCAAATTCCAATACCGCAATCAAGGTATCGGCAAGAGATTTTTAGCCAAACTTGCTCAAATTTGCATAGATGAGAATTTGGGTCGCCTTGAGTGGGAGTGCTTAACTTGGAATGAGCCAAGCCTAGCATTTTATCGCAAAATTGGCGCAAAAAATAGAGATGAGTTTTTTCATCTTAGGGTAGATGGCAAAGAGCTTGAGAATTTAGCAAATTTTATTAAAGATTAA